A part of Microbacterium atlanticum genomic DNA contains:
- a CDS encoding glycoside hydrolase family 3 N-terminal domain-containing protein: MSPDSAHLDTSLSDTERADLLLAQMTVREKAHQLVSVPPWYLVLADGSAPTVRDEWLNKAPGHICNFGVDDPATMARIVGDLQHAAVQGTRLGVPLLVHIEALNGLLAGGHMVFPTSIGLAATWSPELVQEMADTIRKQLLRVGVRQALSPNMDVALDPRWGRVHETYGEDPYLVAALSVAYTRGLQGDDLRTGAIATAKHFVGYGLPTGGMNLSSYEGGPRRTRDLFAYPFEAAIQLAGLASVMNSYSDVDGVPAAANPDVLTTLLRDTLGFDGFVSSDYMTLEHIHTRQRAAASPADAGRLTIAAGLDTEFPFPYGYGDALVGEVEAGRVDIAHVDRSVRRILTAKFRLGLFENPYPAERIEIAEVASEGRELSRELARRSVVLVKNDGLLPLAADAQSVAIIGPHADAVKLQFPTYSYPAFRDMTTFMSGGGMGNMVGIDPGMAAWNNSLFPSTPIEDFVRDRLGATSLVDEIGRHAPITHVATGSTLTTDLGAEAIAEAVAAAEAADVVVLALGGASLWFNGERTEGEASDSADISLPAAQVHLAEAVAATGKPIIAVLVQGRAYTLPQVVQDAAAIVVSSYGGPFGPAAVADVLFGEVNPSGKLPYSIPRHTGQIPVYHHQRSGTGYRNPLPPDVDRHYLDMPATPLYTFGHGLSYTEFELSDLVADAEMTTSGSARIAATVRNAGDRGGDTVVQLYARVNTAGATRPAQQLAGFARVSLAAGESRQVTFTLDAAQLGYTDIGGEFVVEPSPVNVWVSFDAESRPLETVLDVIGPRRALASAGRTFLSAIAVTSS, from the coding sequence ATGTCCCCTGATTCCGCACACCTCGACACCAGCCTCAGCGACACCGAGCGCGCCGACCTCCTCCTCGCCCAGATGACGGTGCGTGAGAAGGCGCACCAGCTTGTCTCGGTACCGCCGTGGTACCTGGTGCTGGCTGACGGCAGCGCCCCGACCGTGCGCGACGAGTGGCTGAACAAGGCACCTGGCCACATCTGCAACTTCGGCGTCGATGACCCCGCGACGATGGCTCGAATCGTCGGCGACCTGCAACATGCCGCGGTCCAGGGCACCCGGCTCGGCGTCCCTCTCCTCGTGCACATCGAAGCCCTGAACGGGCTGCTCGCCGGCGGGCACATGGTCTTCCCGACCTCGATCGGTCTCGCGGCGACCTGGAGCCCCGAGCTCGTGCAGGAGATGGCAGACACCATCCGCAAGCAGTTGCTCCGCGTCGGCGTACGCCAGGCGCTGTCGCCCAACATGGATGTTGCGCTGGACCCGCGCTGGGGTCGTGTGCATGAGACCTACGGTGAGGACCCCTATCTGGTCGCGGCGCTCAGCGTCGCGTACACCCGAGGTCTTCAGGGTGACGACCTACGTACCGGTGCGATCGCCACGGCGAAGCACTTCGTCGGCTACGGCCTGCCGACGGGCGGCATGAACCTCTCTTCCTACGAGGGCGGCCCTCGTCGCACTCGCGACCTCTTCGCCTATCCCTTTGAGGCGGCGATCCAGCTGGCCGGCCTGGCCTCGGTCATGAACTCCTATTCCGACGTCGATGGAGTCCCCGCTGCGGCGAACCCCGACGTGCTCACGACCCTGCTTCGCGACACCCTCGGCTTCGACGGGTTCGTCTCCAGCGACTACATGACCCTCGAGCACATCCACACTCGCCAGCGAGCCGCCGCCTCGCCGGCCGACGCTGGTCGCCTCACGATCGCCGCTGGACTCGACACCGAGTTCCCCTTCCCGTACGGCTACGGCGACGCGCTCGTCGGCGAGGTCGAAGCCGGACGCGTCGATATCGCCCACGTCGACCGCTCGGTCCGACGCATCCTCACCGCCAAGTTCCGTCTCGGGCTGTTCGAGAACCCGTACCCCGCGGAGCGCATCGAGATCGCCGAGGTGGCGTCTGAGGGGCGTGAGCTCTCGCGCGAACTTGCTCGCCGCTCGGTCGTGCTCGTCAAGAACGACGGGCTGCTCCCGCTCGCCGCCGATGCCCAAAGCGTTGCCATCATCGGGCCCCACGCGGATGCGGTGAAGCTGCAGTTCCCCACCTACAGCTACCCAGCGTTCCGCGACATGACTACCTTCATGTCGGGTGGGGGCATGGGCAACATGGTCGGGATCGACCCGGGCATGGCCGCCTGGAACAACAGCCTGTTCCCCTCGACGCCCATCGAAGACTTCGTCCGCGACCGGCTGGGCGCAACCTCGCTCGTCGACGAGATCGGCCGACACGCACCCATCACGCACGTCGCGACGGGCAGCACGCTCACGACCGACCTCGGCGCGGAAGCGATCGCCGAGGCGGTAGCGGCGGCTGAGGCCGCGGACGTCGTCGTGCTGGCGCTCGGCGGGGCGAGTCTGTGGTTCAACGGGGAACGCACGGAGGGTGAAGCGAGCGACTCGGCCGACATCTCGCTGCCCGCCGCGCAGGTGCACCTGGCGGAGGCCGTTGCCGCGACGGGCAAGCCGATCATCGCGGTGCTCGTTCAAGGCCGCGCGTACACACTGCCGCAGGTGGTCCAGGACGCTGCCGCGATCGTCGTGTCGTCGTACGGCGGGCCGTTCGGTCCGGCGGCCGTCGCCGACGTTCTGTTCGGGGAGGTGAATCCGAGCGGAAAACTGCCGTACAGCATCCCGCGTCACACCGGCCAGATCCCGGTCTACCATCACCAGCGGTCCGGTACCGGCTACCGCAACCCGCTGCCGCCCGACGTCGACCGCCACTACCTCGACATGCCGGCGACCCCGCTGTACACCTTCGGGCACGGCCTGAGCTACACAGAGTTCGAGCTGTCAGATCTGGTTGCGGATGCCGAGATGACAACCAGCGGATCAGCGCGGATCGCGGCGACCGTGCGCAACGCGGGCGACCGTGGCGGCGATACCGTCGTGCAGCTCTACGCACGTGTCAACACCGCCGGCGCGACCCGCCCGGCGCAGCAACTTGCGGGGTTCGCCCGGGTCTCGCTCGCGGCGGGGGAGTCTCGCCAAGTGACCTTCACGCTGGATGCTGCGCAACTGGGGTACACGGATATTGGAGGCGAGTTCGTCGTTGAGCCCTCGCCGGTGAACGTGTGGGTGAGCTTTGATGCCGAGTCGCGCCCCCTCGAGACCGTACTCGACGTCATTGGTCCCCGGCGCGCGCTGGCGAGCGCCGGAAGGACATTCTTGTCGGCGATCGCGGTGACCTCGAGCTGA
- a CDS encoding glycoside hydrolase family 2 TIM barrel-domain containing protein produces MSKNLFNDDWSVRRKISGFVDLMGGAASKKVTLPHDAMIEFDRSADIAGGASSAFFPGGEVEYTKRFHVPLEWREQRVTIAFDGVYRDAMVYVNDEFAGQWKYGYSVFRVSLDAHLRYGQENVVRVEARANQDSRWYTGLGIYRDVHLVVTPLAHIVDDEIRITTPDVDEECAVVETAVLIRNQSTGTRRLSLEVEVHDAEGTVVAHERGPVTIRPNATTTVRNRLYVDAPRRWGVDDPHLYEFRARLTDTEGDDTHDVSTPFGIRTLRIDPRHGLRINDEPIKLRGACIHHDNGPLGAATIQRAEERRIELLKAAGFNAIRSSHCPASPAMLDACDRLGVLVFDETFDAWTEMNKAYDYTLDFPEWWERDVDAMVRKDFNHPSVILYCIGNEIHEYGSGFGGSMARDIAERIRLRDETRFITTAVSSFWAVAGEVIEDLKNRLADATARGVNDVMNEMTEFFDEVTVSDVVTVRTAESHGAADIAGLNYAEARYASDARVFPNRVVLGTETNPRVTAQSWAETIAHDHVIGGFTWTGWDYLGEVGLGRTDYTDDPEVRGGGDPEFPWLTAWAGDLDITGFRRPQSYYREIVYGLRKDPYIAVLRPQHHGQRRLEMQWAWSDAVSSWTWDLADGASTEVEVYSDADEVELILNGRSLARAATGAAREFRASFDVPYEPGELVAIAYRNGVASERTALVTASDRLLVARADRARIRSDLSDLAYVSVEFRDGSDVLNSSKDATIHVMVDGPGDLVALGSARPATAERFDSTSCMTFDGRALAIVRPTGEGQITVTVRSEGTADAQAVVEAGA; encoded by the coding sequence ATGAGCAAGAACCTGTTCAATGACGACTGGAGTGTCCGCCGCAAGATCAGCGGCTTCGTCGATCTGATGGGCGGCGCAGCATCCAAGAAGGTCACGCTCCCCCACGATGCAATGATCGAGTTCGATCGGTCGGCAGACATCGCCGGAGGTGCGTCGTCCGCATTCTTCCCCGGCGGAGAGGTCGAGTACACGAAGCGTTTCCACGTTCCGCTCGAGTGGCGCGAGCAGCGGGTGACGATCGCGTTCGACGGGGTGTACCGCGACGCAATGGTCTACGTGAACGACGAGTTCGCGGGCCAGTGGAAGTACGGGTACAGCGTCTTTCGAGTCTCGCTCGACGCCCACCTTCGCTATGGCCAGGAGAACGTGGTGCGCGTGGAGGCCCGCGCGAACCAGGACTCGCGCTGGTACACCGGTCTCGGGATCTACCGCGATGTCCATCTCGTCGTCACGCCGCTGGCGCACATCGTGGACGACGAGATCCGAATCACCACACCGGACGTCGACGAGGAGTGCGCCGTCGTCGAGACCGCCGTGCTGATTCGGAATCAGAGCACCGGCACGCGTCGGCTGTCGCTTGAGGTGGAGGTGCACGACGCGGAAGGAACGGTCGTCGCGCACGAACGAGGGCCGGTCACGATTCGGCCGAATGCGACGACGACCGTACGCAATCGACTCTACGTCGACGCTCCCCGCCGCTGGGGCGTGGACGATCCGCACCTCTACGAATTCCGCGCCCGTCTGACCGACACCGAAGGCGACGACACGCACGACGTGAGCACTCCGTTCGGGATCCGTACGCTCCGTATCGATCCGCGGCACGGGCTCAGGATCAACGACGAGCCGATCAAGCTTCGAGGCGCGTGCATCCATCACGACAACGGCCCGCTCGGCGCCGCCACGATCCAGCGCGCCGAGGAGCGGCGCATTGAGCTGTTGAAAGCGGCGGGCTTCAACGCCATCCGGAGTTCGCATTGCCCGGCGAGCCCGGCGATGCTCGACGCGTGCGACCGGCTCGGGGTCCTCGTGTTCGACGAGACGTTCGACGCGTGGACGGAGATGAACAAGGCGTACGACTACACGCTCGATTTCCCGGAGTGGTGGGAGCGCGACGTCGACGCGATGGTCAGGAAGGACTTCAACCACCCCAGCGTGATCTTGTACTGCATCGGCAACGAGATCCACGAGTACGGTTCGGGCTTCGGCGGCTCGATGGCGCGAGACATCGCCGAACGGATCCGGCTCCGAGACGAGACACGGTTCATCACCACTGCCGTGAGCAGCTTCTGGGCGGTGGCCGGCGAGGTTATCGAAGACCTGAAGAACCGTCTCGCAGACGCCACCGCCCGGGGCGTCAACGACGTGATGAACGAGATGACCGAGTTCTTCGATGAGGTCACCGTCTCGGATGTGGTCACCGTGCGCACCGCGGAGTCTCACGGCGCGGCGGACATCGCCGGCCTGAACTATGCCGAAGCACGGTATGCGTCCGACGCCCGAGTCTTCCCCAACCGCGTCGTCCTCGGGACGGAAACCAACCCCCGGGTGACGGCCCAGTCGTGGGCAGAGACGATCGCACATGATCACGTGATCGGCGGGTTCACCTGGACCGGGTGGGACTACCTCGGCGAGGTCGGGCTCGGGCGCACGGATTACACGGATGACCCGGAGGTGCGCGGCGGCGGCGACCCCGAGTTCCCCTGGCTCACGGCGTGGGCGGGCGATCTCGACATCACGGGGTTCCGCCGGCCCCAGTCGTACTATCGGGAGATCGTGTACGGCCTGCGGAAGGATCCGTACATCGCGGTGCTGAGGCCCCAGCATCACGGCCAGCGGCGGTTGGAGATGCAGTGGGCGTGGAGCGACGCGGTGTCGAGCTGGACGTGGGATCTCGCCGACGGAGCATCTACCGAGGTCGAGGTGTACAGCGACGCCGATGAGGTCGAACTGATCTTGAATGGTCGATCACTCGCGCGGGCCGCGACCGGCGCCGCGCGGGAGTTCCGGGCGAGTTTCGACGTCCCTTACGAACCGGGAGAACTCGTCGCGATCGCTTACCGCAACGGCGTCGCGAGCGAGCGCACGGCGCTGGTGACCGCATCCGACCGGCTCCTCGTCGCAAGGGCAGACCGTGCTCGCATCCGGTCGGATTTGAGCGACCTTGCGTACGTCAGCGTCGAGTTCCGCGACGGGAGCGATGTCTTGAACAGCTCGAAGGACGCGACCATCCACGTGATGGTGGACGGCCCCGGCGACCTCGTCGCACTCGGCTCGGCGCGGCCAGCTACGGCGGAACGTTTCGACTCGACCAGCTGCATGACGTTCGACGGGCGCGCACTGGCCATCGTGCGGCCGACAGGCGAGGGGCAGATCACCGTCACCGTGCGCAGCGAAGGAACGGCCGATGCGCAAGCAGTGGTCGAGGCGGGCGCATGA
- a CDS encoding IS481 family transposase, which yields MSHANAALTPRARLRLAKLIVEEHWPVAVAAKMFMTSPPTARKWAARFRAEGPAGMIDRSSRPRSMPTKTPPATVKRIVRLRWRRRLGPVQIAGELGVPASTVHAVLVRARINRLSHIDRVTGEPIRRYEHDHPGSLIHVDVTKFGNIPDGGGWRYVGKQQGKKNKQRAARAGAGYTEKGHPNIGTAFLHTVIDDHSRVAYVEICSDERAVTAIGVLERAVAWFADRGVTVERVLSDNGSAYRSHAWKDACAMLGIRHKRTRPYRPQTNGKIERFHRTLADGWAYARFYPSDTERRAALPGWLHFYNQHRRHSAIGAPPFSRLNNLPGHHT from the coding sequence TTGTCCCACGCTAACGCTGCTCTGACCCCGCGCGCTCGTCTGCGGCTGGCCAAGCTCATCGTCGAGGAGCATTGGCCGGTCGCCGTCGCGGCGAAGATGTTCATGACCTCACCGCCGACGGCGCGCAAGTGGGCGGCCCGGTTCCGGGCCGAAGGGCCCGCGGGAATGATTGACCGGTCCAGCCGGCCGCGCTCGATGCCGACCAAGACGCCGCCCGCGACAGTGAAACGGATCGTGCGGTTGCGGTGGCGTCGGCGGCTGGGGCCGGTGCAGATCGCCGGCGAGCTCGGCGTTCCCGCCTCAACGGTGCATGCGGTGCTGGTGCGGGCCCGGATCAACCGGCTCAGCCACATCGACCGGGTCACCGGCGAGCCGATCCGCCGCTACGAACACGACCATCCCGGATCCCTGATCCACGTCGACGTCACCAAGTTCGGCAACATCCCCGACGGCGGCGGCTGGCGCTACGTCGGCAAGCAGCAAGGCAAGAAGAACAAGCAGCGCGCCGCCCGCGCCGGCGCCGGATACACCGAGAAAGGGCATCCCAACATCGGCACCGCGTTCCTGCACACCGTCATCGACGACCACTCCCGCGTCGCCTACGTCGAGATCTGCAGCGATGAGCGCGCCGTCACCGCGATCGGCGTGCTCGAACGCGCGGTCGCATGGTTCGCTGACCGCGGCGTCACCGTCGAGCGAGTCTTGTCCGACAACGGATCGGCCTATCGCTCCCACGCCTGGAAAGACGCCTGCGCCATGCTCGGCATCCGACACAAACGGACCCGCCCCTACCGCCCGCAGACGAACGGGAAGATAGAACGCTTCCATCGCACCCTCGCCGACGGCTGGGCCTATGCCCGCTTCTACCCCTCAGACACCGAGCGTCGCGCCGCGCTGCCCGGCTGGCTGCACTTCTACAATCAGCACAGGCGCCACTCCGCCATCGGAGCCCCACCCTTCAGCAGACTCAACAACCTGCCTGGACATCACACCTAG
- a CDS encoding DUF5605 domain-containing protein: protein MRYIDRQTPASAVLQQPDAKQAIGAIAPELLASPMLTQLADFPFGSLATLILGEGDPRRATVLDAVAAFEDLSPLPPQDPAIVASVDYEQEDVELASAAVVLPDAATRNHRVDVVLRGPSHGNPFVDVELSAVFTLDDTTLHVGGFYDGEGVFRLRFLPPLAGRWTFATSSTARSLDGLQGVVDVSESDAPGPVRVSGRGFVRADGTQFVPVGTTSYAWTHQPEALQEETLRSLAASPFNKLRMGLFPKSFLFNSNEPDRFVFVRAEDGGFDTSRFDLEYFAHLERRIDDLANLGIDADVILFHPYDRWGFATLGPAADDRYVSYVVRRLSAFPNVWWSMANEYDLLTAMRREDWDRLAGLVVANDPVAHPLSIHNWVEIFDYTAEWATHASIQGGGREMAQSVAKWRKRWDKPIVVDEFGYEGDIDQGWGNLTAEEVVRRFWEATLQGAYLTHGETFWSDDEVIFWAKGGTLRGESLPRLAFLRDLIEAAPEGRVAPLPSDWDFATGGGEGYALTYFSDARPKFRTVRVPVNTRAKIDIIDTWAMTIEELPGIHEGDVRVDLPARPYIAVRVRAAD from the coding sequence ATGCGCTACATCGACCGACAGACTCCGGCCTCCGCCGTCCTCCAGCAGCCCGACGCGAAGCAGGCGATCGGAGCCATCGCGCCCGAGCTGCTCGCGTCGCCGATGCTCACGCAGCTCGCCGACTTCCCCTTCGGCTCGCTGGCGACCTTGATCCTCGGGGAGGGCGACCCTCGGCGGGCCACCGTCCTTGATGCCGTCGCCGCGTTCGAGGACCTCAGCCCGCTCCCCCCGCAGGACCCGGCGATCGTCGCTTCGGTCGACTACGAGCAGGAGGATGTCGAGCTGGCGTCGGCCGCGGTCGTGCTTCCGGATGCTGCAACCCGCAATCACCGGGTCGATGTCGTCTTGCGAGGCCCATCTCACGGGAACCCGTTTGTTGATGTGGAGCTCTCGGCAGTGTTCACCCTGGATGACACGACGCTGCATGTCGGAGGGTTCTATGACGGCGAGGGCGTCTTCCGCCTGCGTTTCCTGCCTCCGCTCGCCGGCCGCTGGACGTTTGCGACGTCGTCGACGGCACGCTCGCTCGACGGACTCCAGGGTGTCGTCGACGTCAGCGAGTCCGATGCGCCGGGACCGGTCCGCGTGAGTGGACGCGGCTTCGTCCGCGCCGATGGCACGCAGTTCGTTCCCGTCGGCACGACGTCGTACGCCTGGACGCATCAGCCAGAGGCGCTGCAAGAGGAGACGCTGCGCTCGCTGGCGGCCTCGCCGTTCAACAAGCTGCGTATGGGTCTTTTCCCCAAGTCGTTCCTCTTCAATTCGAACGAGCCGGACCGGTTCGTGTTCGTGCGCGCCGAGGACGGCGGCTTCGACACGAGTCGCTTCGACCTGGAGTACTTCGCCCATCTCGAACGTCGCATCGACGACCTCGCGAATCTCGGCATCGATGCGGACGTCATCCTCTTCCACCCCTACGACCGGTGGGGTTTCGCGACGCTCGGGCCCGCAGCCGACGACCGCTACGTGTCGTACGTTGTGCGTCGCCTGTCAGCGTTTCCGAACGTGTGGTGGTCGATGGCGAACGAGTACGACCTCCTCACCGCGATGCGACGCGAGGACTGGGACCGGCTCGCCGGATTGGTGGTCGCGAACGACCCCGTCGCACATCCGCTGTCCATCCATAACTGGGTGGAGATCTTCGACTACACCGCAGAGTGGGCCACGCACGCGAGCATCCAGGGTGGCGGACGTGAGATGGCACAGTCGGTCGCTAAGTGGCGCAAGCGGTGGGATAAGCCGATCGTTGTCGACGAGTTCGGCTACGAGGGAGACATCGACCAGGGGTGGGGCAACCTCACCGCCGAGGAGGTCGTCCGTCGATTCTGGGAGGCGACGCTTCAGGGCGCGTACCTCACCCATGGCGAGACGTTCTGGTCCGATGACGAGGTGATCTTTTGGGCGAAGGGCGGCACGCTGCGAGGTGAGAGCCTGCCCCGGCTCGCGTTCCTCCGCGATCTCATCGAGGCTGCGCCCGAGGGGCGGGTCGCACCGCTTCCCAGTGACTGGGACTTCGCCACCGGCGGGGGAGAGGGCTACGCGCTCACCTACTTCAGCGACGCCCGACCCAAGTTCCGCACCGTCAGAGTGCCGGTGAACACGCGCGCGAAGATCGACATCATCGACACCTGGGCGATGACGATCGAGGAACTTCCCGGAATCCACGAAGGCGACGTGCGTGTGGATCTGCCCGCCCGTCCGTACATTGCCGTCCGGGTGCGCGCAGCCGACTGA
- a CDS encoding MFS transporter — MVPTVRGVGAPGTSGSAQGSEKAPPMSHDSRATKRAANRRLRHHRVLRSRPRHPAPPFPRRGLLALAAAIFVSMSTEFLPGGLLPNIAATFDRPVTDVGQLITVFAGAVILTAAPLAVLTRRVPRKPLAIVALIGIAAATGLAAFAPTFEVLLIARVSGGVAHGLFWSVAAAYAADLVAPSQLGRATAITAAGGSVAGVLGVPLGNALGQAFGWRVAFGTLAAVAVLVVLLVVLLLPAVAPSRALPRTSSTRNHSTPSAIGGILLVCAIILLVVIGQTTYGTYSVVWLSDVASIPSASIPAFLFGTGLAAFVAVSGIGRIADRSPNTALLLGIALAAVLSALFPLSAAWGVGPLVIAALLQAMAFAVVPILLQTRMMRITPPQQRSTAAALQTTAFNVAIGGGAVVGALVVGEWGLEALPWVAALLTGAGLILLLLTSPSRSSDPASDPHPSSSPMEVPDVP, encoded by the coding sequence GTGGTCCCCACCGTTCGCGGCGTTGGTGCGCCTGGGACATCCGGCAGCGCGCAAGGGTCTGAGAAGGCACCACCCATGTCGCACGATAGTCGCGCCACGAAACGTGCAGCGAACCGACGGCTTCGGCACCATCGAGTCCTGCGCAGTAGGCCCAGGCATCCGGCCCCGCCGTTCCCGCGGCGTGGACTCCTGGCGCTCGCGGCGGCCATCTTCGTCTCGATGTCGACCGAGTTCTTGCCCGGTGGCCTGTTGCCGAACATCGCGGCGACGTTCGATCGTCCGGTCACCGACGTTGGGCAGCTGATCACCGTCTTCGCCGGGGCAGTCATCCTCACCGCGGCGCCACTCGCGGTGCTCACGCGGCGAGTACCGCGCAAGCCGCTCGCAATCGTCGCGCTCATCGGAATCGCAGCCGCGACGGGTCTTGCTGCCTTCGCGCCCACGTTCGAGGTGCTTCTCATCGCGCGGGTGTCAGGCGGTGTCGCGCACGGTCTGTTCTGGTCGGTGGCCGCGGCATACGCGGCCGATCTCGTGGCACCCTCGCAGCTCGGGAGAGCGACTGCGATCACCGCGGCAGGCGGTTCGGTCGCAGGCGTGCTCGGAGTCCCGCTCGGCAACGCGCTGGGTCAGGCGTTCGGCTGGCGAGTCGCCTTCGGAACCCTGGCCGCGGTCGCGGTGCTCGTGGTGCTTCTCGTGGTGCTCCTCCTTCCGGCCGTGGCGCCGAGTCGGGCACTCCCGCGCACGTCGTCAACGCGGAACCACTCGACGCCATCGGCGATCGGCGGCATCCTGCTCGTGTGCGCGATCATCCTGCTCGTCGTGATCGGGCAGACCACCTACGGCACCTACTCGGTGGTGTGGCTGAGCGATGTCGCCTCGATTCCTTCGGCGTCGATCCCGGCGTTCCTCTTCGGCACGGGCCTTGCGGCATTTGTCGCCGTATCTGGCATCGGGCGTATTGCAGACCGATCGCCGAATACCGCGCTCCTTCTCGGGATCGCGCTCGCAGCTGTTCTGAGCGCGCTGTTCCCGCTCTCAGCCGCCTGGGGTGTCGGTCCGCTGGTGATCGCGGCGCTCTTGCAAGCGATGGCCTTCGCTGTCGTCCCGATCCTGCTGCAGACCCGGATGATGCGAATCACTCCGCCGCAGCAGCGTTCGACGGCGGCGGCGCTCCAGACCACCGCTTTCAATGTCGCGATCGGTGGCGGCGCTGTGGTCGGCGCTCTCGTCGTCGGCGAGTGGGGACTCGAGGCACTGCCGTGGGTGGCGGCTCTGCTCACCGGCGCCGGATTGATCCTGTTGCTTCTCACGTCCCCATCAAGATCCTCGGATCCCGCATCCGATCCGCACCCTTCCTCGAGCCCCATGGAGGTTCCCGATGTCCCCTGA
- a CDS encoding MBL fold metallo-hydrolase translates to MLQPIADGVFVHVSEFIQSNCTVVQGRKGVLLVDPGITAGEMACLAADLRALGQPVVAGFATHPDWDHVLWHDEFRDAPRYGTARCAASIRDLLAQPDWTDAIAQGLPPEYADEIPMTLLGLIEGLPDGARRVPWDGPEVRVFEHRAHAPGHAALLIEGSRVLVAGDMLSDILMPFLDLEAADPLGDYLHALTLFAEIAGDVDVVVPGHGAIGTADDLRQRIAADRAYVTALRDGTALDDVRIGSSAPLDWLPDIHEWQAQRIRDRRRA, encoded by the coding sequence ATGCTGCAGCCGATTGCCGACGGCGTGTTCGTACACGTCAGCGAGTTCATCCAGAGCAACTGCACCGTGGTGCAGGGGCGAAAGGGCGTGCTGCTGGTCGACCCCGGCATCACCGCCGGCGAGATGGCGTGCCTCGCGGCCGACCTCCGTGCACTCGGGCAGCCGGTCGTCGCGGGCTTCGCCACGCACCCCGACTGGGATCACGTGCTCTGGCACGACGAGTTCCGAGACGCGCCGCGTTACGGCACCGCCCGGTGCGCGGCATCCATCCGCGACCTGCTCGCACAGCCGGATTGGACGGATGCCATCGCGCAAGGCCTTCCGCCGGAGTACGCCGATGAGATCCCGATGACGCTGCTGGGTCTCATCGAAGGACTGCCGGACGGCGCACGGAGAGTCCCGTGGGACGGGCCGGAGGTGCGCGTCTTCGAGCACCGCGCCCACGCGCCCGGCCACGCCGCGCTTCTCATCGAAGGAAGCCGGGTGCTCGTGGCCGGCGACATGCTCAGCGACATCCTGATGCCCTTCCTCGATCTCGAAGCCGCCGATCCCCTCGGGGACTACCTCCACGCGCTCACGCTGTTCGCGGAGATCGCCGGCGACGTGGACGTCGTCGTGCCCGGCCACGGCGCGATCGGGACCGCGGACGATCTGCGGCAGCGCATCGCTGCCGACCGCGCCTATGTGACGGCGCTGCGCGACGGGACCGCGCTCGACGACGTCCGCATCGGCTCGTCCGCGCCGCTCGACTGGCTGCCGGATATCCACGAGTGGCAGGCTCAGCGGATCCGTGACAGGCGCCGGGCCTGA